One Chryseobacterium indoltheticum DNA segment encodes these proteins:
- a CDS encoding DUF6443 domain-containing protein, which translates to MKKILVLFNILFLSGVIFGQTSTQNYIYSKTYLSEDGSKKAEAIQYFDGLGRLKQTVSVKSTVTGKDLVVPVYYDELGRQNKDFLPLPMATSNLGIQTVSEGDINSYYGVSNAYSEKIPEDSPLGQIMETAKPGDAWKKGYGHTQKFDYQANIDSDQVKKHVFTSSWSNATVSFSLPTVSWYAENQLMKSTTTDEDGTKRIDFKNSKGQIILARKMSGTAPVDTYYLYNIYDQLVLVITPKANEKIAQSGNVLTQTILDVYCYQYKYDNRNRMVEKRLPGKDFWEYFVYDKQNRLVLSQDANQHLKQWSFVKYDKFGRTVYTGHFANTSGRAAMQATLNNMSANAINNESRSTTSFTSGGQAVYYTNAAFPTASMTVLSVNYYDEYAPGSPARPAAVLGKPTLSSAATMYTSNGITSYRSLKGMPTSSYIKNIEDDLWTQSHMWYDKDGRGIGSHSMNHLGGYTKTETDMDFAGAVTKTKTYHKRLNTDTEKIITNTFEYDGQNRLLVQKHQIDNNPEEVLSQNTYNDLGQVTVKKVGNTIAAPLQTVKYTYNIHGSLIRINDPANLGSDLFGYKINYNEVEGLETPNTDFPELKVKPRYNGNIAEVSWKTLTEESEPLKRYGYVYDELSRLSAGFYQKAGNEAAKEYFEKIDYNIDGSIQRLKRSEGVLTGNTFATMIDNLRYEYSGNKLTKVTDEQQNASGYPYLSAPNTIAYDANGNMTNHLDKGISSIQYNYLNLPNQVTQNGTVSKYTYRADGVKVKKIFGDIETNYLDGFQYKSTRTSESVDGSIGDPNEVAEMQLRIIPTSEGYYDAWLNQYIYQFTDHLGNVRLSYSDTNKDGIIQPRQFATSKCTPGKPPFNIPTCIVSWQPGEIVESNTYYPFGLLHNYTATTQNAYQYKYNGKELQETGMYDYGARMYMPDLGRWGVVDPLAEVTPNFSPYHYVNNNPIMFIDPDGMLSQSFIDEVWGSPSGTTWTNTGDGFTNNWGGTMDYSGSSMNYKSYSSLINNMSTGDGGGSTADVLLEQILIPWKNDGGKGAGSYNGLMMDSGILSALQNWNFEQNWSNYYQAEANCKICQETKAVEQFIFLELPMQFAGGSLVSAGWRAIGAGRYLSGVAGNLYGRIAPRILANFSKTGTYSVYHGLDAAGNIRYAGITSRDPALRFAEHMAAGGEKGSLFFRTIEGASGLTKSQARVMEQNLINQWGLQKNGGVLLNKINSISPKKWGFYGVTPP; encoded by the coding sequence ACTTTCTGCCTTTGCCAATGGCCACTTCTAACCTTGGAATACAGACGGTTTCTGAGGGCGACATCAATTCGTATTACGGAGTTTCGAATGCGTACAGCGAAAAGATTCCTGAAGATTCTCCTTTGGGGCAGATCATGGAGACCGCAAAACCCGGAGATGCCTGGAAAAAAGGCTACGGCCACACTCAGAAATTTGATTATCAGGCAAATATTGATTCTGATCAGGTAAAAAAACATGTATTCACTTCATCCTGGAGCAATGCTACAGTTTCTTTTTCACTACCTACGGTAAGCTGGTATGCAGAAAATCAGCTGATGAAAAGCACCACTACCGATGAAGATGGCACTAAGCGTATTGATTTCAAAAATTCTAAGGGACAGATTATACTGGCAAGGAAGATGAGTGGAACCGCGCCTGTGGATACCTATTATCTTTATAATATCTATGACCAGCTGGTTTTGGTAATCACCCCGAAAGCCAACGAAAAAATTGCACAGAGCGGGAATGTGTTGACTCAGACTATTCTGGATGTGTACTGCTACCAGTATAAGTATGACAACCGCAACAGGATGGTAGAAAAAAGACTCCCGGGGAAAGACTTTTGGGAATATTTTGTGTATGATAAACAAAACCGACTTGTACTGTCTCAGGATGCCAACCAACACCTCAAGCAATGGTCTTTTGTGAAATACGATAAGTTTGGGAGAACGGTGTATACAGGGCATTTTGCCAATACATCGGGAAGAGCCGCTATGCAGGCTACCCTCAACAATATGTCTGCCAATGCAATAAACAACGAAAGCAGAAGCACAACTTCTTTTACCTCTGGCGGACAGGCAGTTTATTATACTAACGCAGCTTTCCCAACAGCCAGCATGACGGTACTTAGTGTGAATTACTATGATGAGTATGCACCCGGATCGCCCGCCAGACCCGCTGCTGTTTTGGGGAAACCTACCTTGTCTTCTGCAGCAACTATGTATACCTCCAATGGAATAACCAGCTACCGCAGCCTGAAGGGAATGCCCACTTCATCGTATATTAAAAATATAGAAGATGATCTGTGGACGCAATCTCATATGTGGTACGATAAAGACGGACGGGGCATTGGTTCTCACTCGATGAATCATCTGGGTGGTTATACAAAAACTGAAACCGATATGGATTTTGCAGGGGCTGTCACGAAAACCAAAACTTATCATAAAAGGCTGAATACAGATACTGAAAAGATCATTACAAACACCTTTGAATACGACGGCCAAAACAGGCTCCTAGTACAAAAGCATCAGATAGATAACAACCCGGAGGAAGTTCTGTCTCAGAATACCTATAATGATCTTGGGCAGGTAACGGTGAAAAAAGTGGGTAACACTATAGCCGCCCCGCTACAGACCGTAAAGTATACCTATAATATTCATGGCAGTCTGATCAGGATCAATGATCCTGCGAACCTTGGAAGTGACCTTTTCGGATATAAGATCAATTACAATGAAGTGGAAGGATTAGAAACCCCAAATACGGATTTTCCTGAGCTGAAAGTAAAACCGAGATATAACGGTAATATTGCAGAAGTATCGTGGAAGACTTTGACTGAAGAAAGTGAGCCTCTGAAAAGATACGGCTATGTCTATGATGAACTCAGCAGACTTTCTGCAGGGTTTTACCAAAAGGCGGGTAATGAAGCAGCAAAGGAATATTTTGAAAAGATAGACTATAATATAGACGGAAGCATTCAAAGGCTGAAAAGATCAGAAGGCGTATTGACAGGAAATACATTTGCCACGATGATCGATAACCTGAGATATGAATACAGCGGAAACAAGCTGACGAAAGTGACCGATGAACAGCAGAATGCATCGGGATACCCTTATCTTTCTGCTCCCAATACGATCGCTTATGATGCCAATGGAAATATGACCAATCATCTCGATAAAGGCATTTCTTCAATTCAGTATAATTATTTAAATTTACCGAACCAGGTTACCCAGAACGGTACCGTATCAAAATATACCTACCGTGCAGACGGGGTAAAAGTGAAGAAGATCTTTGGAGATATAGAAACCAATTATCTGGACGGGTTTCAGTATAAATCTACCAGAACCTCGGAATCAGTTGACGGATCAATAGGAGACCCCAATGAAGTGGCTGAAATGCAGCTCAGGATCATTCCGACCTCGGAAGGATATTATGATGCATGGCTTAACCAATATATTTACCAGTTTACCGATCATCTGGGAAATGTAAGACTTAGCTATTCTGATACCAATAAAGACGGTATTATCCAGCCAAGACAGTTTGCAACGAGCAAATGTACACCCGGAAAACCGCCCTTTAACATCCCTACGTGTATCGTATCATGGCAGCCGGGAGAGATTGTAGAGAGTAACACATACTATCCGTTTGGGTTACTGCATAATTACACGGCTACTACACAGAATGCCTACCAATATAAATACAACGGAAAGGAATTGCAGGAGACCGGAATGTATGATTACGGTGCAAGAATGTATATGCCTGATTTGGGACGGTGGGGAGTAGTAGATCCACTGGCGGAAGTCACCCCGAATTTCTCTCCTTATCATTATGTCAACAATAATCCTATAATGTTTATTGATCCTGATGGGATGCTTTCACAGTCTTTTATAGATGAAGTCTGGGGCTCTCCTTCAGGTACGACATGGACTAACACAGGTGATGGATTTACCAATAACTGGGGCGGAACGATGGACTATTCAGGATCTTCCATGAACTACAAAAGCTACAGTTCGTTAATAAACAACATGTCTACAGGCGATGGCGGAGGCAGCACAGCAGATGTATTGCTTGAACAAATTTTGATACCTTGGAAAAATGATGGAGGCAAAGGAGCTGGCTCTTATAACGGTCTGATGATGGACAGCGGAATTTTAAGCGCTTTACAGAACTGGAACTTTGAACAAAACTGGAGTAACTATTATCAAGCGGAAGCGAATTGTAAAATCTGTCAGGAGACAAAAGCTGTTGAACAATTTATATTTTTGGAACTGCCAATGCAGTTTGCGGGTGGAAGTTTGGTTTCTGCAGGTTGGAGAGCCATTGGGGCAGGTAGATATTTATCAGGAGTTGCTGGTAATTTGTATGGCAGAATTGCACCAAGAATTTTAGCTAATTTTAGCAAAACAGGAACGTATTCTGTTTATCATGGTCTTGATGCAGCAGGTAATATTAGATATGCAGGAATTACAAGCCGTGACCCAGCTTTACGATTTGCAGAACATATGGCAGCAGGTGGTGAAAAAGGATCTCTATTTTTTAGAACAATAGAAGGAGCTTCTGGTTTAACCAAATCACAAGCTCGAGTAATGGAACAGAACCTTATCAATCAATGGGGATTACAGAAAAACGGAGGTGTTTTATTAAACAAAATAAATTCTATCTCTCCAAAAAAATGGGGTTTTTATGGTGTAACGCCACCTTAA